From one Syngnathoides biaculeatus isolate LvHL_M chromosome 12, ASM1980259v1, whole genome shotgun sequence genomic stretch:
- the tarbp1 gene encoding probable methyltransferase TARBP1 isoform X3, with amino-acid sequence MLREFWEDYVLVMETLEENQVHVVRPVLNRVDSLIQTTANKGQDLFHPSWLLCVYQRMFHSENKTLMRAGVCHLLDLQILHQPAFASAFSQFVVGPFMDVLSEMSLFSMAASQRVGDCPDLAVKLQTFLKNFFSILPREDQGRVLLLLIQQLGSKHWCAVPLLFISQALSKLDPSPILALDGLTAFREVLRCTMITHQVLLRGAAQCFLLRSALCLMDVNRVTLDDVFTFLGNFRADESLCRGTALWNEVCDWLSSNEGSFKTSDDGVTSSKETIKVYVHGKLHEFLRVPACTGQTESLPDTKEADMLARSIMLWTDIEGSQPGAKIADSLHLLMSPIMDTLSRVGSNIYMPERKSDKSLQLVLRLLQLRETQKEHGDEVTTALEGLIFQFIDSIQEFILRRLCGELQELCDVERAQLYLCVLKQLAMHSCKIQQDSFPKLIKYSLNVLKEPPQQIPSVGSQVVRAVAMASLAMVCQLLEQQEIGLETLSLLKQLNEHFYKPVPFPWQSHSTLGRFNERLLKPQTTDSSGNESFQGLLRDWGRTAAHFMRDQWICLSFLTKTLGFQDFELPKNKETVIAALSCCVDALALLPSDLVLPVLAFMETALPQLVHEDESLCVEAVSQCWELVHGLSNNAHDFWPALKGFISVAFHQKLLLLTDSQAPVLTKTVKQIAVEIMEFSESKNGVFSVLLEHCCQTWLPASEQSRNPDDNNFSSVFSYINIMAEGCIYGPVFRRDQRLVQDVQAYVEQLGELCAANAVVTSDNRDDQLPRMYTLAFLSRLDVSNLLHEQLMEQLVVILLKKDKNMSKSVRISSNSLQHRVKNRIWQTVLMMLPKFKEGFVASILSSVFEAGFCSNQASVKYMIEWTMILILVHYPKYIDSFWACFNMHHEGTKTGICTFFAVLVHFSVIIPKLQDPDIHLGKALDISLQWCFHHNFSVRLYALLALKRVWSLVEVRGEKTVEGLRALSTVVKACLHQTEALKNTGNANKNWTRIQEHFFFGTFHPIRDYSIETIFYTFPSLSGLADDEWILPLKFKKLSGFSQTPPLRNTTPDLSQLQPGDWIQQDKSEEDNEERWAEVQKKITPWRLDILEQDLELQLVPLQRAARLGKQHSALLVVASLIDKPTNLGGLCRTCEIFGASALALDNLRHITDKHFQSLSVSSELWLPLLEVKPLELTDFLQLKKSEGYCIVGVEQTANSQSLQDYQFLEKTLLLLGNEREGIPANLLQLLDVCVEIPQQGVIRSLNVHVSAALLIWEYTRQRVK; translated from the exons ATGCTCAGAGAGTTCTGGGAGGATTATGTACTGGTGATGGAAACCTTGGAGGAAAATCAG GTCCATGTTGTCCGCCCAGTTCTGAACAGAGTGGACTCTCTTATCCAAACTACAGCAAATAAAG GTCAGGACCTCTTTCACCCATCGTGGCTGCTGTGTGTGTACCAACGGATGTTCCACAGTGAGAATAAAACGTTAATGCGAGCAGGTGTGTGTCACCTGTTGGACCTTCAAATCCTCCACCAGCCAGCCTTTGCGTCAGCATTTTCTCAG TTTGTTGTCGGACCTTTCATGGATGTTCTGTCAGAAATGTCACTCTTCTCCAT GGCAGCGAGCCAGCGTGTTGGAGACTGTCCCGATCTGGCAGTTAAACTCCAAACCTTTTTGAAGAACTTCTTCAGCATTCTGCCAAGAGAGGACCAAG GGCGCGTGCTGCTGCTTCTGATCCAGCAGCTTGGTTCAAAGCATTGGTGTGCAGTGCCCCTCCTCTTCATCTCTCAGGCCCTGTCAAAACTTGATCCGAGCCCAATATTGGCGCTCGATGGGCTTACTGCCTTCAG GGAGGTACTGCGCTGCACGATGATTACACATCAAGTCCTCCTGAGAGGTGCTGCCCAGTGCTTCTTATTGAGGAGCGCCCTCTGTCTCATggatgtg AACAGAGTGACCCTCGATGACGTCTTTACCTTCCTGGGCAATTTCCGAGCCGATGAGTCGCTTTGTCGAGGCACAGCACTTTGGAATGAG GTGTGTGACTGGCTCTCAAGCAATGAGGGCAGCTTTAAGACAAGTGATGATGGTGTTACCTCTAGCAAGGAAACCATAAAAGTGTATGTTCATGGCAAACTACATGAGTTTCTAAGAGTTCCAGCATGCACTG GCCAGACAgagagtttacctgacaccaaaGAGGCTGACATGTTGGCTAGGTCCATTATGCTATGGACTGACATTGAGGGGAGTCAACCTGGAGCTAAGATTGCTGACAGCCTACATTTGTTAATGTCTCCTATCATGGACACTTTGAGTCGGGTTGGTAGCAACATCTACATGCCTGAAAGGAAGAGTGACAAAAGCTTGCAACTCGTCCTCCGACTGCTCCAGCTTAGAGAAACACAGAAGGAACATG GGGATGAAGTGACCACTGCTTTGGAGGGGCTCATTTTCCAGTTTATAGATTCAATTCAGGAGTTCATCTTGAGGCGTCTGTGTGGGGAACTGCAAGAG tTGTGTGATGTGGAGCGGGCGCAGCTCTATTTGTGTGTCTTGAAGCAGCTGGCCATGCACAGCTGTAAAATTCAACAAGATTCCTTCCCGAAACTCATTAAGTACAGTCTGAATGTCCTGAAAGAACCACCCCAGCAG ATCCCCTCAGTGGGTAGTCAGGTGGTCAGAGCAGTTGCTATGGCATCTCTTGCCATGGTATGTCAGCTATTGGAGCAGCAAGAAATTGGCCTGGAAACGCTTTCTCTTCTAAAACAACTGAACGAGCACTTCTACAAGCCAGTGCCGTTTCCTTGGCAAAGTCATTCAACTTTGGGTCGCTTCAATGAGAGGCTACTTAAACCTCAGACAACAGACAGTTCGGG TAACGAAAGTTTCCAGGGTCTTCTGCGAGACTGGGGTCGCACAGCTGCCCACTTCATGCGAGACCAGTGGATTTGCCTGAGTTTCCTCACCAAAACACTCGGGTTTCAGGATTTCGAGCTCCCCAAAAACAAAGAGACTGTCATAGCAGCTCTGAGCTGCTGCGTGGATGCTCTCGCTCTTCTGCCCAGCGACCTGGTGCTGCCGGTTCTCGCCTTCATGGAGACGGCGCTACCACAA TTAGTACATGAAGATGAATCCCTCTGTGTGGAAGCTGTGAGTCAGTGCTGGGAGCTAGTCCATGGGCTCAGCAATAATGCCCATGACTTTTGGCCTGCCCTAAAAGGCTTCATCTCAGTGGCCTTCCACCAAAAGCTGCTGTTGCTCACAGACAGTCAGGCCCCAGTCCTGACAAAAACCGTGAAACAG attGCTGTTGAGATCATGGAGTTTTCTGAGTCCAAGAATGGAGTTTTTAGTGTGCTGCTGGAACACTGTTGTCAAACGTGGTTGCCTGCTAGTGAACAAAGCAGGAACCCAGATGACAACAATTTCTCCAGTGTCTTTAGTTATATTAACATCATGGCTGAGGGCTGCATTTATGGCCCTGTGTTCAGGAGAGATCAGCG gctTGTTCAAGATGTCCAGGCATATGTGGAGCAACTTGGTGAGCTATGTGCCGCCAACGCCGTGGTCACCAG TGACAACAGAGATGACCAACTACCTCGCATGTACACACTGGCTTTTCTTAGTCGGCTGGATGTTTCTAACCTTCTGCACGAACAACTGATGGAGCAGCTTGTTgtcattcttttaaaaaag gacaaaaacatgtcaaagtCAGTACGTATCTCCAGTAACTCTCTACAACATCGCGTGAAAAACAGAATATGGCAGACAGTGTTAATGATGCTCCCCAAATTCAAAGAG GGGTTTGTGGCCTCTATACTGAGCAGTGTCTTTGAGGCTGGCTTCTGCAGTAACCAGGCTTCAGTCAAGTACATGATTGAGTGGACAATGATTCTGATCCTTGTCCATTATCCCAAATATATTGACAGCTTTTGGGCATGCTTCAACATG CATCATGAAGGAACCAAGACTGGCATCTGTACCTTCTTTGCAGTCCTCGTGCATTTCTCTGTCATCATTCCCAAACTTCAGGATCCA GATATACATTTGGGAAAGGCACTTGACATCAGCCTTCAGTGGTGTTTCCACCATAACTTCAGTGTTCGTCTGTATGCCCTGCTGGCCTTAAAGCGTGTTTGGAGTTTGGTGGAAGTCAGAGGAGAGAAAACTGTTGAAGGTCTGAGGGCGCTGTCCACTGTCGTCAAGGCCTGTCTCCACCAGACTGAGGCCTTGAAGAACACGGG GAATGCCAACAAGAACTGGACCAGGATTCAAGAGCACTTCTTCTTTGGTACCTTTCATCCAATCAGAGATTACAGCATTGAG ACAATATTCTACACTTTTCCAAGTCTGTCAGGGTTGGCTGATGATGAGTGGATACTTCCTTTGAAGTTTAAGAAGCTGTCAGGCTTTTCTCAAACACCTCCTTTGAGGAATACTACTCCCGACCTTAGCCAGCTCCAGCCCGGAGACTGGATCCAGCAGGATAAAA GTGAGGAGGACAACGAGGAGCGGTGGGCTGAGGTGCAGAAGAAAATAACCCCCTGGAGGTTGGACATCTTGGAGCAGGACCTCGAGCTTCAACTGGTTCCTCTGCAGAGAGCAGCTCGCCTGGGCAAGCAACATAGCGCGCTGCTGGTGGTCGCCTCACTCATCGACAAGCCAACAAACCTTGGAG GTCTGTGCCGGACCTGTGAGATCTTTGGTGCCAGTGCGTTGGCGCTAGACAACCTCCGTCACATCACTGACAAACACTTTCAGTCCCTCAGTGTCTCATCTGAACTTTGGCTTCCTCTCCTGGAG GTAAAGCCGTTGGAGCTCACGGACTTTCTGCAATTGAAGAAGAGTGAGGGCTACTGCATTGTCGGTGTGGAGCAGACTGCTAACAGTCAGAGCCTTCAGGACTACCAGTTTCTTGAAAAGACTCTGCTACTTCTTGG taACGAACGAGAAGGCATCCCCGCCAACTTGCTTCAGCTGCTGGACGTGTGTGTGGAGATCCCTCAGCAAGGGGTCATCCGCTCACTCAACGTACATGTGAGCGCCGCCCTGCTGATCTGGGAGTACACTCGCCAACGCGTGAAGTGA